Proteins from a genomic interval of bacterium:
- a CDS encoding DUF5050 domain-containing protein gives MELNVSCENNMKTDYVFLPALFITILCISCRAKEGDNKAKQNINLKGTIVYTSIAPNDNGETTQIIEHNIEDINAQGIVITTGTDAKYSQDAKNIVYVRHGNLYIINTDDGITKELCDSPNELMADPSWLPDDTNIVFVGIDIGMNSTIYTINKNGSDMKQIFKSTSNIRSPSWVPGGNEIVYSSAKLGDYAQIYKYNMQLGTVDQLTNEGASFNPSVSPDGKHIAYVCNGKYSGSSLCIMDINGKNQRCILEGKGYHRDPEWSRDGKILVFSSARKWDWPFAGSEIYAIDVDGQNETQITNTVHGRHDTNERPSWVYGPSCEDWDR, from the coding sequence ATGGAACTAAATGTAAGTTGTGAAAATAACATGAAAACTGATTATGTCTTCTTGCCTGCTCTTTTTATCACAATATTATGTATAAGTTGCAGGGCAAAGGAGGGTGATAATAAGGCAAAACAGAATATAAATCTTAAGGGAACGATTGTTTATACAAGTATCGCACCAAATGATAACGGGGAAACTACGCAAATTATCGAGCACAATATTGAGGATATAAATGCTCAAGGAATAGTGATAACAACAGGTACTGATGCAAAATATAGTCAAGATGCAAAAAATATTGTTTATGTCAGGCATGGTAATCTTTATATTATAAACACCGATGATGGTATAACAAAAGAACTATGTGATTCTCCGAATGAGCTAATGGCAGATCCGTCGTGGTTGCCGGATGATACAAATATTGTTTTTGTGGGCATTGATATTGGAATGAACTCTACGATATACACAATTAATAAAAATGGGAGTGATATGAAACAAATATTTAAATCAACCTCAAATATAAGATCCCCATCATGGGTTCCAGGAGGCAATGAAATTGTATATTCAAGCGCGAAATTAGGAGATTACGCCCAGATATATAAATATAATATGCAATTGGGAACAGTTGATCAATTGACAAATGAGGGCGCTAGCTTTAATCCCTCGGTTTCGCCTGATGGAAAGCACATAGCGTATGTATGTAACGGGAAATATAGTGGTTCGAGCTTATGCATAATGGACATAAATGGAAAGAATCAACGATGTATTCTTGAAGGGAAAGGTTATCACCGTGATCCAGAATGGTCTAGGGATGGGAAAATCTTGGTATTTTCCTCGGCACGAAAGTGGGATTGGCCATTTGCGGGCAGTGAAATATATGCGATCGATGTAGACGGGCAAAATGAGACTCAAATTACAAACACTGTACATGGGAGGCACGATACAAATGAACGACCAAGTTGGGTGTATGGGCCTTCTTGCGAGGATTGGGACAGGTAG
- a CDS encoding type IV toxin-antitoxin system AbiEi family antitoxin domain-containing protein produces the protein MGRQNGRKINRLLKVWPKATVVTKPYLDELGFYRQLIAKYLRYHWMERLGTGAYIRSGDTVEWQGALFALQTQLGMTVHAGGGTSLELEGRSHFLPLGEKKRVILISDRPEQLPAWFKKHQWKDNVEHRCLSLFENIPHDATAKLDCGGFQIAMSSAERAIMEQIHLTGSNDEMEHVLQLMEGLTTIRPKTAQELLENCRSAKVKRVFLWSAETAGHSWFKRLDLSRIDLGKGKRQLYKGGKLNRKYGITVPEREEFPHV, from the coding sequence ATGGGTAGACAAAACGGCAGAAAAATAAACCGGCTCTTGAAAGTCTGGCCGAAAGCAACCGTTGTTACTAAGCCATACCTGGATGAGCTTGGATTCTACCGCCAGTTGATAGCTAAATATCTTCGTTATCATTGGATGGAGCGGCTGGGCACAGGAGCTTACATACGATCCGGGGATACCGTAGAGTGGCAGGGTGCCCTTTTCGCGCTCCAGACGCAGCTCGGGATGACCGTCCACGCCGGAGGCGGCACTTCCCTGGAATTGGAGGGAAGGTCTCATTTTTTACCCCTTGGAGAGAAAAAGAGGGTTATCTTGATCAGCGATCGGCCGGAACAGTTGCCGGCATGGTTTAAAAAGCATCAGTGGAAAGACAACGTCGAGCACCGATGCTTATCTCTATTTGAAAATATCCCCCACGATGCCACCGCCAAACTGGACTGCGGCGGATTCCAAATAGCGATGTCAAGCGCGGAGAGGGCGATCATGGAGCAGATCCATCTGACCGGGAGCAACGATGAGATGGAACACGTGCTTCAGCTTATGGAAGGACTTACCACCATCCGACCGAAAACAGCCCAAGAATTACTGGAGAATTGCCGTTCGGCTAAAGTCAAGCGCGTCTTCCTCTGGAGCGCGGAGACGGCCGGCCACTCCTGGTTCAAACGTCTGGATCTATCTCGGATCGATCTCGGCAAGGGGAAACGCCAGCTATACAAAGGCGGCAAGCTCAACCGAAAGTACGGGATAACCGTACCCGAGCGGGAGGAGTTTCCCCATGTTTGA
- a CDS encoding STAS domain-containing protein, with translation MGARKDVVGLMGKLSIQAEEKGEVVVIRLTGQADVFTSRDLDALGSAYLDRGLSGILIEASRLTYLDSATLSALLHLQKKAGERGGTVAVCGLGGEPRRVFELSGFDGVFPFYSTEAEGLAALT, from the coding sequence GTGGGCGCGCGCAAGGACGTAGTCGGCCTGATGGGGAAACTTTCCATCCAGGCCGAGGAAAAGGGCGAAGTCGTCGTCATCCGCCTGACCGGGCAGGCCGACGTCTTCACCTCGCGCGATCTCGACGCCCTGGGCTCGGCCTACCTGGACCGGGGCCTGAGCGGGATCCTGATCGAAGCCTCCCGCTTGACCTACCTCGACAGCGCCACGCTCTCCGCGCTGCTTCACCTGCAGAAGAAAGCCGGCGAGCGGGGAGGAACGGTCGCCGTCTGCGGCTTGGGGGGAGAACCGCGCCGGGTCTTCGAACTCAGCGGCTTCGACGGGGTGTTCCCCTTCTATTCCACCGAGGCGGAGGGGCTCGCCGCCCTGACCTGA
- a CDS encoding M20/M25/M40 family metallo-hydrolase, which translates to MKTTSSKKASGSGPRRTLPKSTDFGDVIGVIQRAISFPSLSGQEEAVVKYLMRVASRLGFSRVGTDRMGNLIAGVEVGSGKGPVIVLTGHLDTVNADPDAWDPETRPWAGAIRDGRLFGRGAADMKSSVVAMLHAAAAMKSLPRGYDGKIFVVGTVVEELFEGVCVLEALRQLRPDFIVVGEATQGRINIGQRGRAEIVITSFGQPKHASTGRTVINAIEQIAYIIDAFHRWYRSDVDQVLGKRNIVPTDIQIPVGGGGGLNGRGGNSTVPSRVELTYDIRTLVGDTRESVLALVKDNIARVVENGRAKYPHFKDPAVKFAADKAVTWTGVAIEQDKFAPAWKTDPDDPLVRKAVAGVKRVLKKEPELGHYSFCTDGSAIVALREKCPDSTAQIIGYGPGDEGDAHTVNESVSLEELKGIYLGFQGICRELLRKED; encoded by the coding sequence ATGAAAACGACATCGTCGAAAAAAGCATCGGGTTCCGGGCCGCGCCGGACGCTTCCGAAATCGACCGATTTCGGAGACGTGATCGGCGTCATCCAAAGAGCGATCAGCTTCCCCAGCCTTTCCGGGCAGGAGGAAGCGGTGGTCAAATACCTGATGCGGGTGGCCTCCCGCCTCGGATTTTCCCGGGTCGGCACCGACCGCATGGGGAACCTGATCGCCGGGGTCGAGGTCGGGAGCGGGAAAGGCCCGGTTATCGTCCTCACCGGCCATCTGGACACGGTCAACGCCGATCCCGACGCCTGGGACCCGGAAACGCGCCCCTGGGCGGGCGCGATCCGGGACGGAAGGCTCTTCGGCCGGGGAGCGGCGGACATGAAGTCATCGGTGGTGGCCATGCTGCACGCCGCCGCCGCCATGAAGAGCCTTCCCCGCGGATACGACGGCAAAATCTTCGTCGTGGGAACCGTGGTCGAGGAACTCTTCGAGGGGGTCTGCGTTCTCGAAGCCCTGCGGCAGCTGCGCCCCGACTTCATCGTCGTCGGGGAGGCGACCCAGGGCCGGATCAACATCGGGCAGCGGGGACGCGCGGAGATCGTGATCACCTCGTTCGGCCAACCCAAGCACGCCTCCACCGGGCGGACCGTGATCAACGCCATCGAACAGATCGCCTACATCATCGACGCCTTCCACCGCTGGTACCGGTCCGACGTCGATCAGGTCCTGGGGAAACGCAACATCGTCCCCACCGACATCCAGATCCCGGTCGGCGGCGGCGGCGGCCTCAACGGCCGGGGCGGCAATTCCACCGTCCCCAGCCGGGTCGAACTCACCTACGATATCCGGACCCTGGTCGGAGACACCCGCGAATCCGTCCTGGCCCTGGTCAAGGACAACATCGCCCGAGTGGTCGAAAACGGCCGGGCCAAGTACCCCCATTTCAAGGATCCGGCCGTCAAATTCGCGGCCGATAAGGCCGTCACCTGGACGGGGGTCGCCATCGAACAGGACAAGTTCGCGCCCGCCTGGAAGACCGATCCCGACGATCCTCTCGTCAGGAAAGCGGTCGCAGGGGTGAAGAGGGTTTTGAAGAAGGAACCGGAACTGGGCCACTACTCGTTCTGCACCGACGGGAGCGCCATCGTCGCGCTCCGGGAGAAGTGCCCGGATTCCACGGCCCAGATCATCGGCTACGGCCCCGGGGACGAGGGCGACGCCCACACCGTCAACGAATCGGTTTCCCTGGAGGAATTGAAGGGGATCTACCTCGGGTTTCAGGGCATCTGCCGGGAACTGCTCCGGAAGGAAGACTGA
- a CDS encoding carboxyl transferase domain-containing protein, with translation MSMERIDDLRRRRGEIEAGGGEDQAVKQHERGKLTARERLDLLFDPGTFVEIDAFVKHHCVNFGMERKSAPGDGVVTGYGQVEGRPVFAFVQDFTVIGGSLGEMHAAKICKVLDNALKVGAPVVGINDSGGARIQEGVNSLKGYGDIFFRNTRASGVVPQIAVILGPCAGGAVYSPAIMDFIFMTEGVSKMFITGPDVIKSVTGEEISPEALGGAMTHNSVSGVAKFIAPDEKTCLAEVRRLLGFLPSNNLDPSPRGPRTDPADRLIPELDELVPDAPNKPYDMMKLIRLLVDGGEILEYHAHYAPNIITCLARLDGRSIGIIANQPAVLAGCLDINASDKAARFVRTCDAFNIPMLTLVDVPGFLPGSDQEYGGIIRHGAKLLYAYSEATVPLVTLITRKAYGGAYIAMCSRHLGGDLVLAWPSAEIAVMGPEGAANVIFRKEIKSAADPAAERLAKVREYKEKFANPYAAAELGYVDDVIEPAASRLRLADAFEMFASKRERGPARKHGNIPL, from the coding sequence ATGAGCATGGAGAGAATCGACGACTTGCGCCGCCGCCGCGGGGAGATCGAGGCGGGCGGCGGCGAGGACCAGGCGGTCAAACAGCACGAGCGGGGGAAGCTGACCGCCCGGGAAAGATTGGACCTGCTGTTCGACCCGGGAACCTTCGTCGAGATCGACGCCTTCGTCAAGCACCACTGCGTCAATTTCGGGATGGAGCGAAAATCGGCTCCGGGGGACGGGGTGGTGACCGGCTACGGACAGGTGGAGGGCCGCCCGGTGTTCGCTTTCGTCCAGGATTTCACGGTGATCGGGGGGTCGCTGGGGGAGATGCACGCGGCCAAGATCTGCAAGGTGCTCGACAACGCGCTCAAAGTCGGCGCCCCGGTGGTGGGAATCAACGATTCCGGCGGGGCCCGGATCCAGGAAGGCGTCAACTCCCTCAAGGGGTACGGGGATATTTTCTTCCGCAACACCCGGGCTTCCGGGGTCGTCCCCCAGATCGCGGTCATTCTCGGCCCCTGCGCCGGCGGGGCCGTCTATTCCCCGGCCATCATGGATTTCATCTTCATGACCGAGGGGGTGTCGAAAATGTTCATCACCGGGCCCGACGTCATCAAGTCGGTCACCGGCGAGGAGATCTCCCCCGAGGCGTTGGGCGGGGCGATGACCCACAACAGCGTCAGCGGAGTCGCCAAGTTCATCGCCCCCGACGAAAAGACCTGCCTGGCCGAAGTCAGGCGGCTCCTGGGCTTTCTCCCCTCCAACAACCTCGACCCGTCGCCCCGGGGGCCCCGGACCGACCCGGCCGACCGCCTCATCCCCGAACTGGACGAACTGGTCCCGGACGCGCCCAACAAACCCTACGACATGATGAAGCTGATCCGGCTCCTGGTGGACGGGGGGGAGATCCTGGAGTACCACGCCCACTATGCTCCCAATATCATCACCTGCCTGGCCCGGCTGGACGGGCGCTCCATCGGGATCATCGCCAACCAGCCCGCGGTCCTGGCCGGCTGTCTGGATATCAACGCCTCCGACAAGGCCGCCCGTTTCGTCCGGACCTGCGACGCTTTCAATATTCCGATGCTGACGCTGGTGGACGTTCCCGGTTTCCTGCCGGGGTCGGACCAGGAGTACGGCGGGATTATCCGCCACGGAGCCAAGCTGCTGTACGCCTACAGCGAAGCCACCGTCCCCCTGGTCACCCTGATAACCCGCAAGGCCTACGGCGGAGCGTACATAGCCATGTGTTCCCGCCACCTGGGAGGAGACCTGGTCCTGGCCTGGCCCAGCGCCGAGATCGCGGTGATGGGCCCCGAGGGCGCGGCGAACGTCATCTTCCGCAAGGAGATCAAGAGCGCGGCCGATCCGGCGGCGGAACGGCTGGCCAAAGTGCGGGAGTACAAGGAAAAGTTCGCCAACCCCTACGCCGCCGCCGAGCTCGGGTACGTGGACGACGTCATCGAGCCCGCCGCGAGCCGTCTCCGGCTGGCGGACGCCTTTGAAATGTTCGCCTCCAAACGGGAGCGGGGTCCGGCCCGCAAACACGGCAACATTCCGTTGTAG
- a CDS encoding OadG family protein — protein sequence MTLLEQFARSELVHGLSLGEKALGSCYVAALGMSITFLALVVLMSSLVVMSRIVNRKGPNPPPPPPRPLPSPGGEENPGERLGVVLAAAAWAALGAPARIVNVRPLRRERDDTSAWARAGRMEQIRGGRWQS from the coding sequence ATGACGCTGTTGGAACAATTCGCTCGAAGCGAACTGGTGCACGGCCTCTCCCTGGGCGAGAAGGCGCTGGGGTCCTGCTACGTCGCCGCCCTGGGGATGTCCATCACCTTTCTGGCCCTTGTCGTTTTGATGAGCAGCCTGGTCGTCATGTCCAGGATCGTCAACCGGAAGGGACCGAACCCGCCGCCGCCGCCGCCGCGTCCGCTTCCCTCTCCGGGGGGTGAGGAAAACCCCGGCGAACGGCTGGGGGTGGTGCTGGCGGCGGCGGCTTGGGCCGCTCTGGGCGCGCCTGCCCGGATCGTCAACGTGCGGCCGCTCCGGCGCGAACGCGACGACACCTCCGCCTGGGCCCGGGCGGGGAGAATGGAACAGATCAGGGGAGGACGGTGGCAATCGTGA
- a CDS encoding biotin/lipoyl-binding protein — translation MKRLRITVDGKSYEVEVEELVSSPSPPAPVSPASRPPAPPAPAPGRSGAKPPAAPAGSGVVAAPMPGTVLEFKVKEGDAVKAGDVLLILEAMKMENEIPAPADGKVVSIAVGKGASVNAGDPLLTVE, via the coding sequence GTGAAAAGACTGAGAATTACTGTCGACGGAAAAAGCTACGAAGTCGAGGTGGAGGAGTTGGTCTCTTCCCCCTCTCCGCCCGCTCCGGTTTCGCCCGCTTCCCGGCCGCCCGCACCTCCCGCTCCGGCGCCGGGCCGTTCCGGCGCCAAGCCTCCCGCCGCTCCCGCCGGGTCCGGGGTCGTCGCCGCCCCGATGCCGGGGACGGTCCTGGAATTCAAGGTCAAGGAGGGGGACGCGGTCAAGGCCGGGGACGTGCTTCTGATTCTGGAGGCGATGAAGATGGAAAACGAGATCCCCGCGCCCGCGGACGGGAAAGTGGTTTCGATCGCGGTGGGGAAGGGGGCTTCGGTGAACGCCGGCGACCCCCTCCTGACCGTCGAGTAG
- a CDS encoding sodium ion-translocating decarboxylase subunit beta produces the protein MGAIIESFLAGTGFAGLAWGNVGMILVSAVLLYLGIRKKFEPLLLVPIAFGMFLANLPLAGVMKPPEAGGTPGGLIWYLYQGDMLGIWPPLIFMGVGAMTDFAPLIANPRSLLLGAAAQFGIFVTFLGAILLGFTAKEAGSIGIIGGADGPTAIFLTSRLAPKLLGPIAVAAYSYMALIPIIQPPIMRLLTTRSERRIKMEQLRHVSRTERIIFPVLVSLIVILMVPPAAPLIGMLMLGNLFRECLVVDRLKETAANALMNIVTIFLGVSVGATASAERFLNVQTLKIILLGVLAFAIGTASGVLLAKLLNLFSKNKINPLIGSAGVSAVPMAARVSQVEGQKANSSNFLLMHAMGPNVAGVIGSAIAAGVMLTLFG, from the coding sequence ATGGGAGCGATTATCGAGAGTTTTCTGGCCGGCACCGGGTTCGCGGGTTTGGCCTGGGGCAACGTCGGCATGATTCTGGTTTCCGCCGTTCTCCTGTACCTGGGAATCAGGAAGAAGTTCGAGCCGCTGCTGCTGGTCCCGATCGCCTTCGGCATGTTTTTGGCCAACCTGCCCCTGGCGGGCGTGATGAAACCGCCGGAGGCCGGGGGCACCCCCGGAGGGTTGATCTGGTATCTCTACCAGGGGGACATGCTGGGCATCTGGCCCCCTCTTATTTTCATGGGCGTGGGGGCCATGACCGATTTCGCCCCCCTCATCGCCAATCCCCGATCCCTCCTGCTGGGGGCGGCGGCCCAGTTCGGGATCTTCGTCACCTTTCTGGGCGCCATTCTCCTGGGCTTCACCGCCAAGGAGGCCGGCTCGATCGGGATCATCGGCGGCGCCGACGGTCCCACCGCCATCTTTCTCACCTCCCGCCTCGCTCCCAAGCTTCTGGGCCCGATCGCCGTGGCGGCCTACTCCTACATGGCCCTGATCCCCATCATTCAACCGCCGATCATGCGCCTGCTCACCACCCGCTCCGAGCGGCGGATCAAGATGGAACAGCTTCGGCACGTATCCCGGACGGAGAGGATCATCTTCCCCGTCCTGGTGTCCCTGATCGTCATCCTCATGGTCCCTCCGGCAGCTCCGTTGATCGGAATGCTGATGCTGGGCAATCTTTTCCGGGAGTGCCTGGTCGTCGACCGGCTCAAGGAAACGGCCGCCAACGCCCTGATGAACATCGTCACCATCTTTCTGGGGGTTTCGGTCGGGGCCACCGCCAGCGCCGAACGGTTCCTCAACGTCCAGACTTTGAAGATCATACTTCTGGGGGTGCTGGCTTTCGCCATCGGCACCGCTTCCGGGGTTCTCCTGGCCAAGCTGCTCAACCTCTTCTCCAAGAACAAGATCAACCCCCTGATCGGGTCGGCCGGCGTCTCCGCGGTGCCCATGGCCGCCCGGGTTTCCCAGGTGGAGGGGCAGAAGGCCAACTCCTCCAACTTCCTCCTGATGCACGCCATGGGGCCCAACGTCGCCGGGGTCATCGGGTCGGCGATAGCCGCCGGGGTCATGCTGACGCTTTTCGGCTGA
- a CDS encoding dUTP diphosphatase: protein MKLEYLFRIQKIVDEEIRTVCQSGGETLDRSHLIKTQVLALEVKTGELANLTKCYKYPTPLRRPEKNKLLLRYLDCFKFLLSIGNDNQFNIVDFQVEDLLRTVPADTYETIIDLFLSLFDNITNLKRDLVHDNFISGLNVYITIFQEFVLLGTLLGLTFEDVFSYYDRMYRAMTSGPAGAGED from the coding sequence ATGAAACTTGAATATCTTTTCCGCATTCAGAAGATCGTCGACGAGGAGATCAGGACGGTCTGCCAGTCGGGCGGCGAGACGCTCGACCGCAGCCACCTGATCAAGACCCAGGTCCTGGCGCTGGAAGTCAAGACCGGGGAACTGGCCAACCTGACCAAATGCTACAAGTATCCGACTCCCCTGCGCCGGCCGGAGAAAAACAAGCTCCTGCTGCGGTACCTGGACTGCTTCAAATTCCTGCTCTCGATCGGCAACGACAACCAGTTCAACATCGTCGACTTCCAGGTCGAGGATCTGCTCCGGACGGTCCCGGCCGACACCTACGAGACCATCATCGATCTTTTCCTTTCCCTCTTCGACAACATCACCAACCTCAAACGCGACCTGGTCCACGACAACTTCATCTCCGGCCTGAACGTCTACATCACCATTTTTCAGGAGTTCGTCCTGCTCGGGACCCTGCTGGGTCTGACCTTCGAGGACGTCTTCAGTTACTACGACCGGATGTACCGGGCGATGACGTCCGGCCCCGCCGGCGCCGGGGAGGACTGA
- a CDS encoding biotin--[acetyl-CoA-carboxylase] ligase, with amino-acid sequence MDAAAVISPWGAPVVSRESVGSTNAVALELGRAGAAAGTVVTAAVQTSGRGRRGREWFSPRGGLWFSIVLRPRSTPERFGLLSVMAALAVRRALAEAAGFECGIKWPNDLLLEGRKVGGILVESALDGAGERFAVVGIGINSVVEEFPASLDNTAGSLHRFSRGAVSNRDLLNGILGEVHAGCASLESAAGRAGILGEYRGCSLTLGRAVTVQAPGGAFPARALDLTPGGELLVETEQGEKIVIRSGEVSLGQCC; translated from the coding sequence ATGGACGCCGCGGCCGTCATCAGCCCTTGGGGCGCTCCCGTCGTCTCCCGGGAGTCGGTAGGGTCCACCAACGCCGTCGCGCTCGAGTTGGGCCGCGCCGGCGCCGCCGCCGGGACCGTGGTGACGGCGGCGGTCCAGACATCCGGCCGCGGGCGCCGGGGGCGGGAATGGTTTTCCCCCCGGGGGGGGCTGTGGTTCTCGATCGTGCTCCGCCCCCGGTCCACCCCCGAACGCTTCGGCCTCCTGTCCGTCATGGCCGCCCTGGCGGTCCGTCGGGCCCTGGCCGAGGCCGCCGGCTTCGAATGCGGGATCAAATGGCCCAACGACCTGCTCCTCGAGGGGCGCAAGGTCGGGGGGATCCTGGTCGAATCGGCGCTGGACGGCGCCGGCGAACGGTTCGCGGTCGTGGGGATCGGGATCAACAGCGTGGTTGAAGAATTCCCCGCGTCCCTGGATAATACGGCCGGTTCTCTTCACCGCTTTTCCCGGGGAGCGGTATCGAACCGCGATCTCTTGAACGGAATCCTGGGAGAAGTCCACGCGGGGTGCGCTTCCCTGGAGAGCGCCGCCGGCCGAGCGGGGATCCTCGGGGAATACCGCGGCTGCTCGCTGACCCTGGGCCGCGCGGTGACGGTGCAGGCGCCCGGAGGGGCCTTTCCGGCCCGGGCCCTGGACCTGACCCCCGGGGGGGAGCTTCTGGTGGAGACGGAACAAGGCGAAAAAATCGTGATCAGATCGGGCGAGGTCTCGTTGGGACAATGCTGCTGA
- the lepA gene encoding translation elongation factor 4, whose amino-acid sequence MSGTRTEHIRNFCIIAHIDHGKTTLSDRFLELTHSVDARDLKAQLLDNMDLERERGITIKAHPVQMDFLSRSGTSYRLNLIDTPGHVDFSYEVSRSLKACEGAVLLVDAAQGVQAQTVANFYLALENNLEIIAAINKVDLPNADPEKCERQLHDLTGIDPAEMIRVSAKSGAGVAELLERVVERVPPPSGDAEAPLQALVFDSLYDVYRGVIVYIRIVNGALRVKDRISFFSTGSQYEIGELGVFRPAMTPVDRLAAGEVGYFVATIREPAEVKTGDTVTLPSRPCSRPLPGFKEHRPVVFSGLYPVNSADYENLKAALLKLHLNDSSFVFQPETSVALGFGFRCGFLGLLHLDIISERLNREYDLDLIMTSPSVVYEITRTDWEEILLDNPVNYPPRSEIIEVREPFIRAYVITPNEHIGQIMQIARERRGECKATESLGLKSVILTFELPLNEVVIDFYDLIKSVTHGYGSLDYDYMGYRPSDLVKMEILLNGEPVDAFSSLVHTEKAYYKGRRVVEKLKEVIPRQQFRVAIQAAVDGKVIARETVRPFRKDVTAGLYGGDRTRKDKLLNKQKAGKKRMRQVGKVQVPQKAFIEVMKLDT is encoded by the coding sequence ATGAGCGGGACCCGCACGGAGCATATCCGGAACTTCTGCATCATCGCCCATATCGACCACGGGAAGACCACTCTTTCCGACCGTTTCCTGGAGCTGACCCATTCCGTCGATGCCCGGGACCTCAAGGCGCAGCTCCTGGACAACATGGACCTCGAACGGGAGCGGGGGATAACCATCAAGGCCCATCCGGTCCAGATGGATTTTCTTTCCCGCTCCGGGACCTCCTACCGCCTCAACCTCATCGACACCCCGGGGCACGTCGATTTTTCCTACGAGGTCTCCCGGAGCCTCAAGGCCTGCGAAGGCGCGGTCCTCCTCGTCGATGCCGCCCAGGGCGTCCAGGCGCAGACGGTGGCCAATTTTTACCTCGCCCTCGAGAACAACCTGGAGATCATCGCCGCCATCAATAAAGTCGACCTCCCCAACGCCGACCCGGAAAAGTGCGAGCGCCAACTCCACGACCTGACCGGGATCGATCCGGCGGAGATGATCCGGGTCAGCGCCAAATCGGGGGCCGGGGTCGCCGAGCTGCTGGAACGGGTGGTGGAACGGGTGCCTCCCCCCTCCGGCGACGCCGAGGCCCCGCTGCAGGCTTTGGTCTTCGATTCCCTCTACGACGTCTATCGGGGGGTGATCGTCTACATCCGCATCGTCAACGGCGCCCTCCGGGTCAAGGACCGGATCTCCTTCTTCAGCACCGGCAGCCAGTACGAGATCGGCGAATTGGGGGTGTTCCGCCCGGCCATGACCCCGGTCGACCGGCTGGCGGCGGGGGAGGTCGGTTATTTCGTCGCCACCATCCGCGAACCGGCCGAGGTCAAGACCGGAGATACGGTCACGCTGCCGAGCCGCCCCTGCTCCCGGCCGCTCCCCGGTTTCAAGGAGCACCGCCCGGTGGTCTTCAGCGGCCTGTATCCGGTCAATTCCGCCGATTACGAGAACCTCAAGGCGGCCCTGCTCAAGCTGCATCTCAACGACTCCTCCTTCGTGTTTCAGCCCGAAACCTCGGTCGCCCTGGGGTTCGGCTTCCGCTGCGGTTTCCTGGGGCTGCTGCACCTCGATATCATCTCCGAGCGCTTGAACCGGGAGTACGACCTCGACCTGATCATGACCTCTCCCAGCGTGGTCTACGAGATTACCAGGACCGATTGGGAGGAGATCCTTCTCGACAACCCGGTCAACTACCCCCCCCGCAGCGAGATCATCGAGGTGCGCGAACCCTTCATCCGCGCCTACGTCATCACTCCCAACGAGCACATCGGGCAGATCATGCAGATCGCCCGGGAACGGCGGGGGGAATGCAAGGCCACCGAATCGCTGGGGTTGAAGTCGGTGATTCTGACGTTCGAACTTCCCCTCAACGAGGTGGTGATCGATTTTTACGATCTGATCAAATCGGTGACCCACGGGTACGGCTCGCTCGATTACGATTACATGGGGTACCGCCCCAGCGATCTGGTCAAGATGGAGATTCTGCTCAACGGCGAGCCCGTCGACGCCTTCTCTTCCCTGGTGCACACGGAAAAGGCCTACTACAAAGGGCGCCGGGTGGTGGAGAAGCTCAAGGAAGTCATTCCGCGCCAGCAGTTCCGGGTGGCGATTCAAGCGGCGGTGGACGGCAAGGTCATCGCCCGGGAAACGGTCCGTCCCTTCCGCAAGGACGTCACCGCCGGCCTCTACGGAGGCGACCGGACCAGGAAAGACAAGCTGCTCAACAAGCAGAAAGCGGGGAAGAAAAGAATGCGGCAGGTGGGCAAGGTCCAGGTCCCGCAGAAAGCGTTCATCGAAGTGATGAAGCTCGATACCTGA